A portion of the Sebastes fasciatus isolate fSebFas1 chromosome 2, fSebFas1.pri, whole genome shotgun sequence genome contains these proteins:
- the mex3b gene encoding RNA-binding protein MEX3B yields MPSSLFADSSSSSSSVHHHHHHHHQGGGGGDVALDDQSQRALQIALDQLSLLGLDNDDNPLYDNQEPRKKSVNMTECVPVPSSEHVAEIVGRQGCKIKALRAKTNTYIKTPVRGEEPVFVVTGRREDVAMARREIISAAEHFSMIRASRNKNTSVNGSGTPVPGPPNLPGQTTIQVRVPYRVVGLVVGPKGATIKRIQQQTHTYIVTPSRDKEPVFEVTGMPENVDRAREEIEAHIAMRTGGIIELQDENDFHANGTDVGFDIHGHATLWSKPSAGMTPTSVRKPFSNYRNDSSSSLGSASTDSYFGNNGSRMADYSPPSPALSYTTSNNNNGNNNNNNINVNTNGNGFDYGGEVISPDCTDLTFDSPSGFDSAPTPPGLLWSQYDSRMTPSSTGGSSPTSTSAIFPTNTPTNANGVVVSQRRGNGCTPQPRLSPPLHSHTGGPGEHPLARRVRSDPGGGPLSFPGYSSTIASLPGPHLPGVPCDSSASSSSSSSSSSTSSGTSRKGSRDCSVCFESEVIAALVPCGHNLFCMECANRICERSEPKCPVCQTGVTQAIRIFS; encoded by the exons ATGCCCAGCTCGCTGTTCgccgacagcagcagcagcagcagcagcgtccaccaccaccaccaccaccaccaccagggaggaggaggaggagatgttgCACTGGACGACCAGAGTCAGAGAGCCCTGCAGATCGCCCTGGATCAGCTCTCCCTGCTCGGCTTGGACAACGACGACAACCCGCTGTACGACAACCAGGAGCCCCGCAAGAAGAGCGTCAACATGACCGAATGCGTGCCGGTGCCCAGCTCCGAGCATGTGGCTGAGATTGTGGGCAGACAgg GTTGCAAGATCAAAGCGCTGCGAGCGAAGACCAACACCTACATCAAGACCCCGGTTCGAGGCGAGGAGCCTGTTTTCGTGGTGACGGGCCGGAGGGAGGACGTGGCCATGGCCAGGAGGGAGATCATCTCCGCCGCCGAGCACTTCTCCATGATCCGAGCCTCCAGGAACAAAAACACCAGCGTGAACGGGAGTGGCACCCCGGTCCCCGGACCGCCCAACCTGCCCGGACAGACCACCATCCAGGTGCGGGTGCCTTACCGCGTGGTGGGGCTGGTTGTAGGCCCTAAAGGCGCCACCATCAAGCGCATTCAGCAGCAGACCCACACCTACATCGTGACGCCCAGCCGGGACAAGGAGCCGGTGTTCGAGGTGACGGGGATGCCGGAGAACGTGGACCGAGCGCGCGAAGAGATCGAGGCCCACATCGCCATGAGGACAGGGGGCATTATCGAGCTTCAGGACGAGAACGACTTCCACGCCAACGGGACCGATGTGGGTTTCGATATACACGGGCACGCCACCCTGTGGTCCAAGCCCAGCGCCGGGATGACCCCGACCTCGGTTCGCAAACCCTTCTCCAACTACCGCAACGACTCGTCGTCCTCCCTGGGCAGCGCCTCCACAGATTCCTACTTTGGCAACAACGGCTCTCGTATGGCCGACTACAGCCCCCCCAGCCCCGCGCTCAGCTACACCacctccaacaacaacaacggcaacaacaataacaacaacatcaacgTCAACACCAACGGCAACGGGTTCGATTACGGAGGCGAGGTGATCTCTCCCGACTGCACTGATCTGACTTTTGACTCACCGTCGGGGTTCGACTCTGCGCCGACCCCGCCGGGCCTCCTGTGGTCCCAGTACGACAGTCGCATGACCCCCTCCTCCACCGGAGGTAGctcccccacctccacctcagCCATATTCCCCACCAACACCCCCACTAATGCCAACGGGGTGGTGGTGAGCCAGAGAAGGGGTAACGGTTGCACCCCGCAGCCCAGACTGTCACCTCCCCTCCACAGCCACACCGGAGGCCCCGGCGAGCACCCGTTAGCCCGGAGGGTGCGCAGCGACCCGGGCGGAGGCCCGCTCAGCTTCCCCGGTTACTCCAGCACTATCGCCTCCCTGCCGGGCCCTCACCTCCCCGGGGTCCCGTGCGACTCCTCCGCctcgtcgtcctcctcctcttcctcctcctccacctcctccggCACCAGCCGGAAGGGCAGCCGCGACTGCTCGGTGTGCTTCGAGAGCGAGGTCATCGCGGCCCTGGTCCCCTGCGGGCACAACCTCTTCTGTATGGAATGTGCCAATCGTATCTGCGAGAGGAGCGAACCCAAATGCCCTGTCTGCCAAACCGGCGTCACTCAGGCTATACGTATATTTTCATAA